In the Streptomyces sp. NBC_00193 genome, CGAGTCGATGCTGCTGGCCGTGGCCCTGGGCGGGGTCTCGCAGGTCGTGGCCCGGTACTGGCTGTCGAGCGAGAGCCCGGTCGCCCGTGACACCGCGGTGGGGCTGCTCACCTCCCTCGCCTGGCGCGGAATCGCCGGCTTCCCGCTGCACCCGACGGACGTCTGAGCTGCGCCGGCCCGGCTTTCCGGGCCGGCCCCGGCGGTCCCCGCCGGTCTGACCGGCGGCTGTTCGCTGCGAGCGTTTTCGCCGCGCGGCGGACACGTCCCCTCTCCGGGCTAATGTGGACCGGGTAACGGCGCGGCTGATCGCGCGAACCGGACCGTCGGAGGGACAAGGCCGTGGAGGTCAAGATCGGCGTGCAGCACGCACCCCGGGAGATCGTGCTCGAGAGCGACCTGAGTGCCGAGGAGCTGGAGAGCATCGTCACCGCCGCCCTGTCCGGCTCGGCGCCGCTGCTGAGCCTCACGGACATCAAGGGCCGCAAGGTCCTCGTGCCGTCCGAGCGCCTGTCGTACGTCGACCTGGGCGAGCCCAGCGTGCGCAAGGTCGGCTTCGGCGCTCTCTGAGCACCCAGAAGTACCGAGAACGGCCCGGTGGAGGACTCCGCCGGGCCGTTTCCGTTTCCTCCGCTTCGGGTAGGAGCGCTGTAAGACACGCTCCCGGTACGCCCCGGTACGTCCGCCGCTCGAGAGGATCTCCCATGCTGCTGATCGAGGCGCTCGGCTCGGCTCTCCTGGGCCTCGCCCTGGCCGGGGCGGCCGTGCGTGTGCTCGGCCCGCGGCTGCCGTCCTCGCGGGTGGTCCTGGTGAGCGGAGTGGCGGGCGCCCTCTTCGGGGCCTATCTGACGCACACCGCGCTGGGCCCCGGGCACAACACCCTGTTCGCGACCCTCATCGGCGGCGCCCTGGTCTCGGCGGTGGTCCTGTCCCTGCTGCTGCGGCCCGCGGGCCGGGCGGGGAGGCCGCCCCGCCGGGCTCCGTTTTCGGTTCCGACGCGGGGCTAGACGGCCCCACTGACGCATGACGCCTGATTCATGACCTCGGCCCCCGCACGGAAGCTTCCGTGCGGGGGCCGAGGTATATCCGTCTTCGGGGCCGGGACTACGCCGCCAGGCCCAGGGCCGCCATGCGCTTGGTGTGCGCCTTGGTGATCCGGGTGAACATCTCGCCGACGGCCGCCAGGTCGAAGCCGGCCGCCATCCCGTCCACCCCGCCGACCAGCATGGTGGAGAGCGCGTCGCGCTCGGCGACCACGCGCTGCGCCTGGGAGAGCGCCTCGCCCATCAGCCGGCGGGCCCACAGCGCGAGCCGGCCGCCGCAGCGCGGGTCGGCCTCGATGGCGGCGCGCACCTTCTCGACGGCGAAGCCGCCGTGGCCGGTGTCGTCGAGCACGCTCACGACGAGCCCGCGGGTGTCGGTGTCGAGGTGGGTGGCGACCTCGCGGTAGAAGTCGCTGGCGATGGAGTCGCCGACGTACGCCTTGACCAGGCCCTCCAGCCAGTCCGACGGGGCGGTCTGGCGGTGGAAGTCGTCGACGCCCTTCGCGAAGGGCTCCATCGCGGCGGTGGCGTCCTCGTCGATCGCGGCGAGCCGGTCGCGCAGGCGCTCGAAGTGGTGGAATTCGGCGGAGGCCATCTTCGCGAGCTCGGCCTTGTCC is a window encoding:
- a CDS encoding DUF3107 domain-containing protein, producing MEVKIGVQHAPREIVLESDLSAEELESIVTAALSGSAPLLSLTDIKGRKVLVPSERLSYVDLGEPSVRKVGFGAL
- a CDS encoding ferritin-like fold-containing protein, with the translated sequence MSTVENASPADESAPAEAAGIAAQDWATASASPQYRAAVVDLLGALAYGELAAFERLAEDAKLAPTLGDKAELAKMASAEFHHFERLRDRLAAIDEDATAAMEPFAKGVDDFHRQTAPSDWLEGLVKAYVGDSIASDFYREVATHLDTDTRGLVVSVLDDTGHGGFAVEKVRAAIEADPRCGGRLALWARRLMGEALSQAQRVVAERDALSTMLVGGVDGMAAGFDLAAVGEMFTRITKAHTKRMAALGLAA